One region of Flavobacterium sp. GSB-24 genomic DNA includes:
- a CDS encoding nuclear transport factor 2 family protein, with product MKTNLSDNQKIVIEFLKMVQERQSSDELEKFYHSEIEQIEFPNAIVKNTVYRNLEELKEGSERGRKILLKEEYEIQNLFSFENVVILEAIWKGTLSVGIGNIPIGGEMVAHFAQFFEFKDDKIYRQRNYDCFEPFN from the coding sequence ATGAAAACCAATTTGTCAGATAATCAAAAAATTGTGATTGAATTTCTTAAGATGGTTCAAGAAAGACAATCATCAGATGAGCTTGAAAAGTTTTATCATTCTGAAATTGAACAAATAGAATTCCCAAATGCTATTGTAAAAAACACTGTCTATAGAAATTTAGAAGAATTGAAAGAAGGCTCAGAAAGAGGACGAAAAATATTATTGAAAGAAGAATATGAGATTCAGAATCTTTTTTCTTTTGAAAATGTGGTAATTCTTGAAGCAATATGGAAAGGCACTTTATCCGTTGGTATTGGAAATATTCCTATTGGAGGAGAAATGGTTGCGCATTTTGCTCAATTTTTTGAGTTTAAAGATGATAAAATCTATAGACAGAGAAATTATGATTGCTTCGAACCCTTTAATTAA
- a CDS encoding helix-turn-helix domain-containing protein, giving the protein MKNNTNIDNQEVIKEKKRVFDERSCPVTATMQVLGGKWKPILINAIYHTSPARFGELKKSIIGITQSMLTSQLRELEQDGIINRKIYAEIPPKVEYTLTEFGMTLSPIMQSMGEWGIKYRMKKLKE; this is encoded by the coding sequence ATGAAAAATAATACTAATATTGATAATCAAGAAGTTATTAAAGAAAAAAAAAGGGTTTTTGATGAAAGATCCTGTCCAGTCACTGCAACAATGCAAGTTTTAGGTGGAAAATGGAAACCGATTCTGATCAATGCTATTTATCACACTTCTCCTGCCAGATTTGGAGAATTAAAAAAATCAATCATAGGCATAACCCAATCTATGCTCACATCACAGCTTAGGGAACTTGAGCAGGATGGTATAATTAATAGAAAAATTTATGCAGAAATCCCCCCAAAAGTGGAATATACATTAACGGAATTTGGAATGACTTTAAGCCCCATTATGCAATCAATGGGAGAGTGGGGAATTAAATACAGAATGAAAAAGCTAAAGGAGTAG
- a CDS encoding NAD(P)H-dependent oxidoreductase, which translates to MTNNSHTRPLDILRIDSSSRYVDSVSRHLTDHFVARLLREYPQANLTTRDLAAGLPIPTEAFVDGSLYSMQNPTPAMQAAMQLSNEMVAELLAADLVVLGMPIYNWTVPSTFKAYIDHVNRLGVTFEYLDGVSHGLLRARSIYIIFTSGGTGLGSEKDFATPYVKYLWQTLGIEHVQFIDASGLLFNAEENTRKAEDQIDQLVLR; encoded by the coding sequence ATGACTAACAACTCTCACACCCGCCCCCTTGATATTCTTCGAATCGACAGCAGCTCGCGTTATGTCGATTCCGTGTCCCGGCACCTGACCGACCACTTTGTGGCTCGTCTGTTGCGGGAATATCCCCAGGCTAACCTCACGACAAGAGATTTAGCGGCAGGCCTACCCATACCAACCGAGGCGTTCGTTGATGGGAGCCTGTACTCTATGCAAAACCCAACCCCGGCCATGCAGGCCGCCATGCAGCTTTCCAACGAAATGGTGGCCGAACTCCTCGCTGCCGACCTGGTGGTACTCGGAATGCCGATCTACAACTGGACCGTTCCCTCTACCTTTAAGGCGTATATTGACCATGTCAACCGTCTGGGCGTGACCTTTGAATATCTCGATGGCGTTTCTCATGGCTTACTCCGCGCCCGAAGCATTTACATCATCTTTACCAGCGGGGGTACCGGCTTAGGCAGCGAGAAGGATTTCGCTACTCCATACGTGAAGTATTTGTGGCAGACGCTGGGTATTGAGCACGTGCAGTTTATTGATGCTTCCGGGCTTTTGTTTAACGCTGAGGAGAATACTCGCAAAGCAGAGGACCAGATTGATCAGCTGGTGCTGCGCTAA
- a CDS encoding VOC family protein, with the protein MVNTLNWFEIPATDFERAKTFYSKVLDAQITQDPNTDMQYAYLPSDPQKGAFGGAIARGENFVPAVTGTTVYLDGGHDLSVPLCRVESAGGRVILPKTSIGDNGFIALFIDTEGNKVGFHSMG; encoded by the coding sequence ATGGTAAATACTTTAAATTGGTTTGAAATACCCGCTACAGATTTCGAAAGGGCAAAGACTTTTTATTCCAAAGTTTTAGATGCTCAAATTACTCAAGACCCTAATACTGATATGCAATATGCATATTTACCCTCTGATCCACAAAAAGGCGCATTCGGCGGAGCAATTGCCCGTGGTGAAAACTTTGTTCCAGCGGTGACCGGCACAACGGTTTACTTAGATGGCGGACATGACCTTTCGGTTCCATTATGCAGAGTAGAAAGTGCCGGCGGAAGAGTTATTCTGCCCAAAACCTCTATTGGTGACAACGGCTTTATTGCCCTTTTTATCGACACAGAAGGAAACAAGGTAGGGTTCCATTCAATGGGTTAA
- a CDS encoding TolC family protein yields MLETKIEMLDIERKLKASYLLPKIDLGYYYLSEPSYFDNFRREDYKIGLNFTLPIFLRKERGALNLTKLKLQDTKFELQQEQLQIKNKIDAQLTEIASLKIQLNLLESLVKDYQTILG; encoded by the coding sequence ATGCTGGAAACAAAAATTGAGATGCTGGATATTGAAAGAAAGCTTAAGGCTAGTTATTTACTCCCAAAAATTGATTTAGGCTATTATTATCTTTCAGAGCCGTCCTATTTTGATAATTTTCGTAGAGAAGATTACAAGATAGGGCTTAACTTCACCTTACCTATTTTTTTAAGAAAAGAAAGAGGAGCCTTAAACTTAACTAAACTAAAACTACAGGATACAAAGTTTGAACTGCAACAGGAACAGTTACAGATTAAAAATAAAATTGATGCACAACTTACTGAAATTGCATCGCTTAAAATACAGTTAAACCTTTTGGAAAGCCTTGTAAAAGATTACCAGACAATACTGGGCTGA
- a CDS encoding carboxypeptidase-like regulatory domain-containing protein, which translates to MKNPILKFFGNKTKHISILTLITFNFFSIAFAESHSQLEFFFQPEQASTVIIIKGRVTDKYGEPLKNVTVLLIERARKVFTDANGEFIIAASVKDNLEFSLTGFKSKKSKLSEKMLNVKLIKQ; encoded by the coding sequence ATGAAAAATCCTATCCTTAAATTCTTCGGCAATAAAACAAAACATATATCAATACTGACATTGATAACCTTCAATTTTTTTTCGATAGCTTTTGCAGAAAGCCATTCGCAGCTTGAGTTTTTTTTTCAGCCAGAACAAGCTTCGACAGTAATTATCATTAAAGGACGTGTTACAGACAAATACGGAGAACCCTTAAAAAACGTTACAGTATTGCTTATAGAAAGGGCGAGAAAAGTTTTTACAGATGCTAACGGCGAGTTCATTATCGCTGCATCTGTTAAAGATAATCTGGAATTCTCATTAACAGGGTTTAAAAGTAAAAAATCAAAATTATCAGAAAAAATGCTTAACGTAAAACTTATCAAACAATAG
- a CDS encoding SusC/RagA family TonB-linked outer membrane protein: MKNQVVQKKRLFCRNLKIILFQFVLGIALSSFTVPIKTHELKKLDAKLNAGPIIKGKVTDQTGSPLPGATVMAKGTKTAVLTDFDGNFIIEMPANVNRIVISYVGMETKEIGIENITPTIVLTEAGQNLKEVVVTTGYEKTSKRTFTGAISKISGAELKVDGVVDVSRMIEGKAAGVTVQNVTGSFGSTPKITVRGSSSIFGDTKPLWVIDGVVQEDIINVTFADLASGNSATLLSSAVAGLNANDIQSIEILKDASATSIYGSRSLNGVVVVTTKQGRRDTPLKISYSVENTVRAVPSYTQYDVLNSQESMSVFQEMREKGYLSQSASLTSRFSGVYGILAKQVNLYDSSNGLYGVKNEQPYINEFLKKYELANTDWFKVLFRPSITQNHSLSFSGGGKNNTFYGSLGYYTDPGWTLADNVKQLSSNLKGTFYINDRLNITLSTLASARDQEAPGTYESKDDVVFGKITRDFDINPFNYVLSTSRTLRPYDDNGNLEYYQNNWAPMNILNELKNNKLGIKVKDIRFQADLDYKINKNLTYNFTGSARYATTSREHKIYEDSNVVGAYNAGVGDNPNTQIQRDNVFLYQNPNDLTAPKVSVLQNGGFLRKYTNDMTSYNVRNSVTYRNTFNEKHELEGFFGTEFRSVDRNNDNFTAAGLQYEKGLSAFIDPKLIEKLVNEGNTYYDFGAERERTVGFFGKVGYTYDRRYTVSVTGRYDGSNRQGDTGSSRWLPTYTVSGKWNIKEEKFMRDVESINNLALRASYGLTATAGPATNSLAIYKSYITDRFATTDRENAIRIEDLQNQDLTWEKQYETNIGVDLGMFRNRLQFTTDVYRRTAFDLIDYVITSGVGGEAVKMGNNADMETKGIEIGFTTQNIVSPDFKWSTTLNFSIYDQKITNLANRPSAFDLIAGNGGNTVGHPRNSLYSYQFTGLNNEGLPTFKLQDGAENNITEANFQDTNDVMKYLKYEGSVEPNKSIGLANTFTYKSWSLYVFIVGSGGNKVRLNPVYSNRYTDQTVFTKEFANRWISPGDENFTDVPVIADQLMNRNYGSNNLQIAYNTYNFSDVRIASGDFVRLKNISLGWEFPSDFKRKLGVSTFNLKGSAVNPWLIYSDKKLHGQDPEFRNTGGVAFPITAQYTFAINLSF; encoded by the coding sequence ATGAAAAACCAAGTAGTCCAAAAAAAACGATTGTTCTGTCGAAATTTAAAAATAATACTGTTCCAGTTCGTTCTAGGAATTGCGTTGTCAAGTTTCACAGTGCCCATTAAGACACATGAACTAAAAAAGCTGGACGCCAAATTAAATGCAGGACCTATTATTAAAGGAAAAGTTACAGACCAAACGGGCAGCCCGCTTCCTGGAGCAACAGTTATGGCAAAAGGAACAAAAACTGCAGTTTTAACAGATTTTGATGGAAATTTCATTATTGAAATGCCAGCAAATGTAAACCGTATTGTTATTTCTTACGTTGGAATGGAAACTAAAGAAATTGGTATAGAAAATATTACACCAACTATTGTTTTAACAGAAGCAGGACAAAATCTTAAAGAGGTTGTAGTTACAACTGGATATGAAAAAACTTCAAAAAGAACATTTACGGGAGCAATCAGTAAAATTTCTGGAGCTGAATTAAAAGTGGATGGAGTTGTTGATGTGAGCAGAATGATTGAAGGAAAAGCTGCCGGAGTTACGGTTCAAAACGTTACAGGATCTTTTGGATCAACTCCAAAAATTACGGTTCGTGGATCTTCTTCTATCTTCGGAGATACAAAACCTCTTTGGGTTATTGATGGTGTTGTTCAAGAGGATATTATCAATGTAACATTTGCCGATTTAGCTTCAGGAAATTCAGCAACATTATTAAGTTCTGCGGTAGCTGGTTTAAATGCTAACGATATACAAAGTATTGAAATTCTAAAAGATGCATCCGCTACTTCTATCTATGGTTCAAGATCGTTAAACGGAGTAGTTGTTGTAACAACTAAACAAGGCCGCAGAGACACTCCCTTAAAAATTAGTTATTCTGTCGAAAATACAGTGAGAGCAGTTCCTAGTTATACTCAATATGATGTTTTGAATTCTCAAGAATCAATGAGTGTTTTTCAAGAGATGAGAGAAAAAGGATATTTGAGCCAAAGCGCATCTTTAACATCAAGATTTAGCGGTGTTTATGGTATTTTAGCAAAACAGGTTAATCTTTATGATAGCTCTAATGGCTTATATGGTGTAAAAAATGAACAGCCATACATCAATGAATTTTTAAAAAAATATGAGTTAGCAAATACAGATTGGTTTAAAGTTTTATTTAGACCTTCTATTACTCAAAATCACTCTTTAAGTTTTTCAGGTGGAGGAAAGAATAATACTTTTTATGGTTCTTTAGGTTATTATACTGATCCAGGATGGACTCTGGCAGATAATGTGAAACAATTATCATCAAACTTAAAAGGAACATTTTATATCAATGATAGATTAAATATTACTTTATCAACGCTTGCATCTGCTCGTGATCAAGAAGCACCTGGTACTTACGAAAGTAAAGATGATGTTGTATTTGGTAAAATTACGAGAGATTTTGATATTAATCCTTTCAACTATGTTTTGAGTACAAGTAGAACATTAAGACCTTATGATGATAATGGAAATTTAGAATATTATCAAAATAACTGGGCTCCAATGAATATTCTTAACGAATTAAAGAATAATAAACTTGGTATAAAAGTAAAAGATATTCGTTTTCAAGCTGATTTAGATTATAAAATCAATAAAAATTTGACATACAATTTTACTGGTTCAGCTCGCTATGCTACTACATCCAGAGAGCATAAAATTTACGAAGATTCAAATGTCGTAGGTGCGTATAATGCTGGTGTTGGAGATAATCCAAATACGCAGATTCAAAGAGATAACGTGTTTTTATACCAAAATCCAAATGACTTAACTGCGCCTAAAGTATCAGTTTTACAAAACGGTGGATTTTTAAGAAAATACACAAATGATATGACTTCATATAATGTTAGAAATAGTGTCACATACAGAAACACATTTAATGAAAAGCATGAACTTGAAGGTTTTTTTGGTACAGAGTTTAGATCTGTAGATAGAAACAACGACAATTTTACAGCTGCAGGTTTGCAATATGAAAAAGGACTAAGTGCCTTTATTGACCCTAAATTGATTGAAAAATTGGTAAATGAAGGAAATACTTATTACGATTTTGGTGCTGAGAGAGAGCGTACTGTTGGTTTCTTTGGAAAAGTAGGTTATACTTATGACCGCAGATATACAGTATCAGTTACTGGACGTTACGATGGATCGAATAGACAAGGTGATACAGGGTCTTCAAGATGGCTGCCTACATACACAGTTAGTGGTAAATGGAATATCAAGGAAGAAAAATTCATGAGAGATGTAGAATCTATAAACAATTTAGCGCTTAGAGCTTCTTACGGTCTAACGGCAACTGCGGGTCCAGCAACAAATTCATTAGCGATTTATAAAAGTTACATTACAGATCGTTTTGCAACAACTGACAGAGAAAATGCAATACGTATAGAAGATTTGCAAAATCAGGATTTAACTTGGGAAAAACAATACGAAACTAATATTGGTGTAGATTTAGGAATGTTTAGGAACAGATTGCAATTTACAACTGATGTTTATAGACGTACAGCATTCGATTTGATTGATTATGTAATTACATCAGGAGTTGGAGGAGAGGCAGTTAAAATGGGGAATAATGCCGATATGGAAACTAAAGGTATCGAAATAGGTTTTACCACTCAAAATATTGTTTCGCCAGATTTTAAATGGTCTACTACATTGAACTTTTCTATTTATGATCAAAAAATCACAAATTTAGCAAATAGACCTTCAGCATTTGATTTAATAGCTGGTAACGGAGGAAATACAGTAGGACATCCTAGAAACTCATTGTATTCGTATCAATTTACAGGATTAAACAATGAGGGTTTACCAACTTTCAAATTGCAAGACGGTGCTGAAAATAATATTACAGAGGCAAATTTTCAGGATACTAATGATGTAATGAAATATTTGAAATACGAAGGATCAGTTGAACCAAATAAATCAATTGGTCTTGCCAATACATTTACTTATAAGAGCTGGTCATTGTATGTGTTTATAGTAGGATCAGGAGGAAACAAAGTGAGATTAAATCCAGTTTACAGTAATAGGTATACAGATCAAACTGTTTTTACAAAAGAATTTGCTAACAGATGGATAAGTCCAGGAGATGAAAACTTCACTGATGTTCCTGTTATTGCTGACCAATTAATGAACAGAAATTATGGCAGTAATAATTTACAAATTGCTTATAACACTTATAATTTCTCTGATGTTAGAATTGCCAGCGGTGATTTTGTCAGATTAAAAAACATCTCTCTAGGCTGGGAATTTCCAAGTGATTTTAAGAGAAAGTTAGGGGTGAGTACTTTTAATTTGAAAGGATCAGCAGTTAATCCGTGGTTAATTTATTCAGATAAAAAATTACACGGTCAAGATCCAGAGTTTCGTAATACAGGGGGCGTAGCTTTTCCAATTACAGCACAGTACACTTTTGCAATAAACCTCTCATTTTAA
- a CDS encoding RagB/SusD family nutrient uptake outer membrane protein → MKNIKLTLSLLLLAGISSCDDFLSEVPDNRTQIDTPEKISELLVTAYPKTTYFVIAETMSDNIFDTEVKTNANISNEESFNWDMQTQIERDTENGFWTGSYEAIAAANQALASIEKLGSPGTLNPQKGEALIARAYNHFMLVSLWSNRYNPATASTDLGVPYVTEPETALLAKYKRNTVKEVFDFIEKDLIEGMKFVTSNYKEPKYHFTVDAAKAFACRFYLIKGDWDKVLEYSEGLGSKPTKLRNYTAFNAAAFAQMPIEYSKAEQDTNLLINYPNSIANRAASYRFAFPSLKSDELLGPQTNMWGKANLINANGYYYGGSNVFIPKLYEYFKYTNVTAGIGEAYTATVLFSNDEMYLNRIEALVMKNRFTEVNTELGYFLGTRTSGYNPATDILDEARVTAKYPVVANEFTPFYELSAVQTSYIKAIAEARRRDFMREGLRWFDIKRFNLVVEHNTLEFGKVVRKNILEKDDKRRALQIPLRASSNGIEKNPR, encoded by the coding sequence ATGAAAAATATAAAATTAACACTGTCATTATTATTACTAGCTGGTATTAGCAGTTGTGATGATTTTCTTTCAGAGGTACCAGATAATAGAACGCAGATAGATACTCCTGAAAAGATATCCGAATTGTTGGTTACAGCATATCCTAAAACTACTTACTTTGTTATTGCTGAGACAATGTCAGATAATATTTTTGACACTGAAGTAAAAACAAATGCTAACATAAGCAATGAGGAAAGTTTTAATTGGGACATGCAGACTCAAATTGAAAGAGATACTGAAAACGGATTTTGGACAGGATCTTACGAGGCTATTGCAGCGGCAAATCAAGCCTTGGCTTCGATCGAAAAACTTGGAAGCCCTGGTACTTTAAATCCTCAAAAAGGAGAAGCATTAATTGCAAGAGCATACAACCATTTTATGTTAGTTTCTTTGTGGTCAAACAGATATAATCCAGCGACTGCATCGACAGATTTAGGAGTTCCTTATGTTACAGAACCCGAAACTGCCTTGTTGGCAAAATATAAGCGTAATACAGTTAAAGAAGTGTTCGACTTTATAGAAAAGGATCTTATTGAAGGAATGAAGTTTGTTACCAGCAACTACAAAGAGCCTAAATATCATTTTACAGTAGATGCTGCTAAAGCGTTTGCTTGCCGTTTTTACTTGATAAAAGGAGACTGGGATAAAGTATTGGAGTATTCAGAAGGACTTGGTTCTAAACCAACGAAACTTAGAAATTATACAGCTTTTAATGCTGCGGCTTTTGCTCAAATGCCGATCGAATATTCTAAGGCAGAGCAGGATACTAATTTATTGATTAATTATCCTAATTCAATTGCAAATAGAGCAGCGTCATATAGATTTGCTTTTCCATCACTTAAATCAGATGAATTGCTAGGACCTCAAACGAATATGTGGGGAAAAGCCAACTTAATAAATGCAAATGGTTACTATTATGGTGGTTCAAATGTTTTTATTCCTAAGCTTTATGAGTATTTTAAATATACAAATGTTACAGCTGGAATTGGAGAAGCTTACACCGCTACGGTTTTATTTAGTAACGATGAAATGTACCTAAACCGTATTGAAGCTCTTGTAATGAAAAACAGATTTACAGAAGTAAATACTGAATTAGGATACTTTTTAGGAACAAGAACCTCAGGCTATAATCCAGCAACTGATATTTTAGATGAAGCCAGAGTAACTGCAAAATATCCAGTAGTTGCAAATGAATTTACTCCTTTCTATGAATTAAGCGCAGTTCAGACTTCTTATATCAAAGCAATTGCAGAGGCAAGAAGAAGAGATTTTATGAGAGAGGGTCTTAGATGGTTCGATATTAAACGTTTTAATTTAGTAGTAGAGCACAATACTCTTGAATTTGGTAAAGTGGTTCGAAAAAACATTCTAGAGAAAGATGACAAACGCAGAGCTTTACAAATACCGTTAAGAGCTTCAAGTAATGGTATTGAGAAAAATCCTAGATAA
- a CDS encoding putative zinc-binding metallopeptidase, translating into MKTVKIYTAVLMTGVLLLSSCAHEDQPKESWLDFSVPNKTDLDKWIDVNFLDPYNINVYYIWNQNLVDNNRYLYPPKGEKVQPAMEVVKKIWIDSYTTIGGADFVKKIAPREFVLVGGINLNTNGTVTLGLAEAGQKVTLFQVDNLNKKNRANVTQFIHTIQHEYVHILNQTKPFDEQAWAKLTPTGYTTSWYTAAIATSRNLGFITSYARLSIYEDFAETAATILTSSKAEYDAILAGVTDTAAKANIKAKEALVVKYYRDAFNIDFYALRDEAQKNTDFVINN; encoded by the coding sequence ATGAAAACAGTAAAAATATATACAGCAGTGCTTATGACAGGGGTATTACTTCTTTCTTCTTGCGCACATGAAGACCAGCCAAAAGAAAGCTGGTTAGATTTTTCGGTACCAAATAAAACGGATTTAGATAAATGGATTGATGTAAATTTCTTAGATCCTTATAATATCAACGTGTACTATATATGGAATCAAAATCTGGTAGATAACAATAGATATTTATATCCGCCAAAAGGAGAAAAAGTCCAGCCAGCAATGGAAGTAGTTAAGAAAATCTGGATTGATAGTTATACGACTATTGGAGGAGCTGATTTTGTTAAGAAAATTGCACCGAGAGAGTTTGTACTTGTAGGAGGAATAAACTTAAATACAAATGGTACAGTAACATTAGGACTTGCTGAAGCGGGTCAAAAAGTTACTCTTTTTCAGGTAGACAATCTTAACAAAAAAAATAGAGCGAACGTAACGCAGTTTATTCATACCATTCAGCATGAGTACGTTCATATCTTGAATCAGACCAAGCCTTTTGATGAACAAGCTTGGGCTAAATTAACGCCGACTGGATATACTACAAGCTGGTATACTGCAGCAATAGCTACTTCAAGAAATTTAGGTTTTATAACAAGTTACGCCAGATTAAGTATTTATGAAGATTTTGCTGAAACTGCTGCTACAATTTTAACGAGCTCAAAAGCGGAGTATGATGCGATTTTAGCTGGTGTTACAGATACTGCGGCAAAAGCTAATATAAAAGCAAAAGAAGCACTTGTAGTGAAATATTATAGAGATGCTTTCAATATTGATTTTTATGCTTTAAGAGATGAAGCTCAAAAAAATACTGATTTTGTAATAAATAATTAA
- a CDS encoding DUF4302 domain-containing protein, whose product MKVKNIYKYLVVSLGALLLGSCTSTEVDSDFDQNATERLSGRQKELNDLLLSSAEGWKAVYYTDSTQLGGWTHLMKFLPEGKVDMASDFTIGTDTDTKTYTSQYEIQMGSTVSLVFTTQNRIHLLSDAGNSPTASLLAKGYLGDFQFYYYGQKDGDILFRTNRNGHFLRFIKATAQDWADLSKNKATISSLNGDMYSPLFRIMETNDGAATHKFDFSYNTNARFGTATSLEPGSQEAYDLAFAFTPTGVVTKLPVIVKGQKLTNFIYDSATSNFVATGTNEVSATIKYTNIPPRPTDDYNILLPGKVYSRFGYYPDDYTADASTNSKLFQAEIDKINANLPDGQYLTSVQLYLNHSQGSFIYYTFEGRGSLLHFVDVQEDAVNKKIILNHKSWNKDTTAATPAFIDGFDKNLMDANGLYVKKENFKLKYSNAVYTFTSSSSPFRMTAWQLI is encoded by the coding sequence ATGAAAGTAAAAAATATATACAAGTACTTAGTGGTTTCTTTAGGGGCTTTGCTTTTGGGATCATGTACAAGCACAGAAGTAGATTCGGATTTTGATCAAAATGCGACGGAGAGATTAAGCGGACGCCAAAAAGAATTGAATGACCTACTACTTTCCTCTGCAGAAGGATGGAAAGCAGTTTATTATACTGATAGTACACAATTAGGTGGTTGGACCCATTTAATGAAATTTCTGCCAGAAGGAAAAGTAGATATGGCATCAGATTTTACTATAGGTACAGATACAGACACAAAAACGTATACAAGTCAGTATGAAATCCAGATGGGAAGTACTGTGAGCCTAGTTTTTACAACACAAAACAGAATACATCTTTTATCTGATGCTGGTAATTCTCCAACAGCTTCGCTTTTAGCAAAAGGATATTTGGGAGATTTTCAATTCTATTATTATGGACAAAAGGATGGAGATATTCTTTTTAGAACAAATAGAAACGGACATTTTCTGCGTTTTATAAAAGCAACAGCACAGGATTGGGCAGATCTGTCAAAAAATAAAGCGACCATAAGCAGTTTAAATGGAGATATGTACAGTCCGTTGTTTAGGATAATGGAAACAAATGATGGAGCAGCTACACATAAGTTTGACTTTAGCTATAATACGAACGCTCGTTTTGGTACCGCAACATCCTTAGAACCAGGTAGTCAGGAGGCATATGATCTCGCATTTGCATTTACACCAACAGGAGTTGTTACCAAACTTCCAGTAATCGTCAAAGGTCAAAAACTTACGAATTTCATTTACGATAGTGCAACAAGTAACTTTGTAGCAACTGGCACAAATGAAGTTAGTGCTACTATTAAATATACCAATATACCTCCAAGGCCGACAGATGATTATAACATATTATTGCCGGGAAAAGTTTATTCCAGATTTGGCTACTATCCCGACGATTACACAGCTGATGCCTCTACGAATTCCAAATTATTTCAAGCAGAAATAGATAAAATTAATGCAAATTTACCTGATGGCCAATATCTCACTTCTGTACAATTATATCTAAATCATTCACAGGGTAGCTTTATTTACTATACTTTCGAGGGCAGAGGATCTTTACTGCATTTTGTAGATGTGCAGGAAGATGCTGTAAACAAAAAAATTATTTTAAATCATAAGTCTTGGAACAAAGACACAACTGCTGCGACTCCTGCATTCATTGACGGATTTGATAAAAACCTGATGGATGCTAATGGGCTGTATGTTAAAAAAGAAAATTTCAAACTAAAATATTCAAATGCCGTCTATACTTTTACGAGTTCTTCAAGTCCATTTAGAATGACCGCTTGGCAGCTGATCTAA